From Daucus carota subsp. sativus chromosome 6, DH1 v3.0, whole genome shotgun sequence:
CTTGACCTCTCATCGGAGATTCACTCTTCTCTCTCTGACTCTGTATAATACCAACATCTCCTCCCCTCTATCTATTAATCACATCATCAACATCTGAGGTTAGTTACACTATAGATCCGAATATAATTCCACCAGCCTTTATCAATTAATCGActcataaattttgaaaatttgtcTAAGTATAGGTGGGAATAAAGATGGGTTTTCTGGTAACAACACTCATATTTGTTGTCATCGGAGTCATTGCGTGTCTCTGTACCCGAATCTGCTGCAACAGAGGCCCTTCTACTAACTTGTATGTCTTTTCTATCCTCTCTTTTTTATACTTGTGATTAATCTGAGCTTGTGCATTAGTTATTTTTGACTGAGGACTTGAAAACTAGAATTCGAGATCCTGTGTAGGTAGTGCTGTGCTTGATCGATATACGTTAATAATTGATATATGTATCACCCAGATTTCTGTTTAGTTTGTTTGCAATTGTAAGACGTTTCGCTGCACATCTGGCCTAGCATACATTGCGTAATTTGAGATCCaaggatttttatttttatttagttaagAATACATGGTATTGGCAGTTGAGTTATGATTTGATCACGagcttttgaaattttaatttcagattttgatgCTAGTAATCTTCTGACATACATCATTTCTAAAAGTTGAGGGATGACGTCGTCTTAGAGTTATGAAGGAGAAACTTTGTGCTTGAAGTTTTCAAGCTGTTTGTCACTTTGATATGGATGATTGTGTATTTGttgctaaaaatattatatgttctTAATTCCAACTTATGTTTTACTTATCGACCTGTTTGTTTCTGCTCTCACCTTTTCCATTTCTGCTGTCTGTTTTTTAATCTCCGCCTGCCTTTCTAGATTtgtatctgctatgaatattgTGTTTTTGCCTTCGGTGTATAATACAGTATTTGACTGTAATCTGTATCTATTGATGCAGGTTTCATTTAACACTGGTCATCACGGCAACAGTGTGCTGTTGGATGATGTAAGTTCCCTTACCTCTAACTTTAATTGTACTGTGGACACTCAAAATTATTTGAGTATAATTATTCGTCTACTTAGCAAGACCAAAGTTTGGTCTTCGCTCTCATGCCTATTAATTTTAGTCTAGTAtcctaaaatttaaaatttaaaatttaatgttctTTATCGTTAAGTGGAGCTTAAAGTATGGAGTCTTACTACAAGTTGTTACTTACAATCTTACATTGAGAGTTCTGTAGATAGGGTTAGCAAATTTGTTATCTTTTTTAGTATGAACCTGATGAACTGCATAAGAAGACATGACGGTTACTACTACTAAGTTGTGGAAATAATGTCTCTCTGTCTAATAAGTAGACTAGTCTGGGTTTCGGTTCATTTGGtcataaattttttcttttgcttgCCAGGTGGGCAATTGTGTATCTTGCGCAGATGAATCCACTTATAGTCCCAATTTTGAGCGAAGGAGAATGAGCTTCTGCTTAAAAGAGTACCTGATTTCTAGGCAGCCAGCATTATGAAAAGGGAGTATCAGAGAGCGAGGAATAATTATTTGAGGGCATGTTACATGCAAAGTGAGATTATATCAGATGTATATTTAGTTTGAATTGTTGCAAAAACTTTGCTTAAGATTTCTCTCCCTGTGTTTTATCTCGACATGATTCCATCTATTCTTTTATGATATTCCAGGTGCCCAATATTCTTAGATTTGCTGTTGCTTCAATAATATATTAAGTAGCGATAAATTATGATGCATTGTGGGAAAACATTGTCAAGGCAAGTCCAATAGCACGACATACTCCCTTATGTTTATGAAGAAAATGGTAgttgatttttttcatttattttcttgtataatGCTAATAATTGCAGTATTTGGctgaatgtattttatattagtcaAATAATGGAAATTGTAGTTTAAGTATATTATTTGGAAAAACATACCATGAGTTGTTTTGAAAAGAGGACAAATATTTTGGGAtaatttctttttctagaaGGGACAAATTTAAGGTGATAGGATGAGTAATTTATTCTATATCAATTGACAAGTTCAGTAAATCTATACAAATATGATCATGATCTGAGCTTATAGTATGAGTACTATGAGCATAGACAACTTGCATAATGGGAATTTCTGCCAGCAGCTACTGTCAGCGAAAGCCCTATAAAACTTCTCGCGCACCCAATTACCTGATCGTTCACCTTTCTCCCACATATATTTATCCTCAGATGAATTGGGCTCAAACAAACTACGCAAATTAGATATTTTGACGCGGATTGAAGTATGTGTTTTGACTAGTAGATTGAATTAACATTTTCTCATATAATTGCTTGGTACATAACcgattgattagttttttttttgacacaaatcaaaatctttaatccaaaaaactcttcaaaatagttttttcaaaattaattttttggatccaaacctctatttcaatccgctaactaccaaacactaacacTGATATCAACGAATTCTGATGATCGAACCTCTGAAACACCTCGAACCCCTAATTTGGCCAAGAACATTTAACTTCCAAACAGGAACACCATCTTCAATCACATTCCTTAAAactataaacaataaacaattaaatccttttttaaataatatattatataataaattaaactaatatatcaaacatcattataataattaaaaatatctaattttttGAATCCCATTAATCCTTTCAGCCCTTCAATGAGTTcaatctattttaatttttacaacCGCGCTTGAGGGATTTACCTTTAAGCGAAGAAAGTGAAAGCGAAAATAGCAATAACGAAATCGTAAAACCCTAAAGAACACACTCTCAGTCAAGAGTCAAGAGTTTGAGCACTAGAAATCGAAAAGTGTGAATCTGATAACAATTCCAGCAAGTGATGTCTGTGCTTCAGCTCAGAGGCCCAACTCTGAtgtcttcatcttctccatcctCATCAATTGGAATTGGGGGCTCTTATCATCATCATCCCCACAATGCACCATTCTATCCATCCATTTCTAAACTCACCTGCCCACCAACCACTTCCACTTCTTCTACTAGGCTACGACGTCGCATTGCTTGCTCCTTGTCTCCTCTAGACTCTGCCAAGATTAAGGTTGTTGGTGTCGGTGGTGGCGGTAATAATGCCGTTAATCGCATGATTGGCAGTGGCTTACATGTTCGTCCTCCCCTTTTGCtctacttgttttttttttttttttcatttaattaaacaaattcAGATACCATTGAATCAAGACCCATgtttgtttttatgtttttctgTGTGTTTCTTGCAGCAATTTGACATTTTGAGCTTTAActaattatttgactttttatttttgttttttatgtgtGTATTTTATCTTACTTTCCCTTTGTCCTTGTGGAAGTTTGTATATTCTCAATTATTCTTGTGCATTTTTCTTCTTGGATTGGTAGTTGTTACTTGTTAGGTACCGAGCCTTGTAATTTAGTTTGTATGCAAACTGTTTGGGTATAGATGCAATGTTATCTTACTGGTGTAGTATGTTCGAGAGAACAAGTAGTTCAGAGTGGAATGTAAGGTCCGAATTGTAGTTGGTGGTACAAAGCTTGCAAGTAGCAGCGTTATTATGAAAGATTCTCTGTTCCCTTCTTGTTCAACACTATATACCAGTGATTCACTGCTTTGTAGGTTTTCTACTTGGGATCATTTTCCTTTACTGTCTGAATATTGTTTTACAGAAAAAAATGGCTTGGTGAGAACGGAATTTCCTATTATTCTTTATTGTAGTACATCTTCACCTGCATTTTTTATTTGCTTTAAGATACATTGTTGTAATAATCAGCTTGAGCAATGATACTGTTGATCTGTGTGGTATATAGGGGGTTGATTTCTTCGCCATAAACACAGATGCTCAGGCACTGTTTCAATCTGCAGCTGAGAACCCTCTTCAAATTGGAGAACTTTTGACCCGTGGACTTGGTGTGACACTCTCATCATTGTCTAAGTTTCTTTacgttaattttttattagttgaTGTTTGACTTGAGTATCTTTGCAAAATGAACAAAATATAATCTTCTTTAAGAAGCTGTTGTCAGATAATTTTTCAACATCACCAACTTTGCGCTTTGCCTGTAAATGTCTATGTCATGATTTCCATTTATAAGTTTATGTAATGATGCAGGTACTGGAGGAAATCCACTTTTAGGAGAACAGGCTGCAGAAGAATCAAAGGAAGCCATTGCAAATGCTCTGAAAGGATCAGATCTTGTCTTTATAACAGCAGGCATGGGTGGTGGTACAGGATCTGGTGCAGCTCCAGTAGTCGCTCAGATATCCAAAGAAGCAGGTTATCTAACTGTTGGTGTTGTCACCTATCCATTTAGCTTCGAAGGACGTAAAAGATCCTTGCAGGCAGGTGCTGTTTTTCCTTTCCCGAGCTTTTGCTTCTTGGGGTTAATAACATTTAGGCTTTAGCATTCAAAAATGTTATACCATCTACAATGTTGTGTACCTGAAGCATAATGGACATACTGATGTCTAAGAGCTGCTAACCAACAATATTATCTTACTGATCTGGACAATGCCATGTAGAATAGACATAAATTAGTACTTGCACACATGGTTTGCAgcatttttccaattttttaaaattatttgattgAGTCATTCCGCCTGCCTATGAAAATGTAGACCTCATATATTCTTTTGACACTTGCATAtcctatatattttatttgtagttATATTGATCTAGCGAGACTACATCTAGCTGAGGTTGGTGCAGCAGCATGAAGACTAGTTTACATATTCTCTGTGCTGAAAGTGAACTTCATAGTTCTTGTATCTGCTTCATTTGCAGGCACTGGAGGCCATTGAGAAGTTGCAGAAAAATGTCGATACTTTAATAGTAATTCCCAATGACCGTTTATTGGACATTGCTGACGAACAGACTGCCCTTCAGGATGCTTTTCTTCTGGCAGATGATGTCCTACGTCAAGGGGTCCAAGGAATTTCAGACATAATCACGGTGTGTGTTCTTTCACAGTACTGACTAAAGATATACCTGTTAAGGTTAGAAGAAAAAAGTATATCATGAGGATATATACAACTTATCTTAGAAAGGAATGAAGTGTAAACTCCCGCTGCAATTGGCTTTCCATTAACGGGGTTTAGTGGCAAATTGGGTTGCGACCCTATTATTACTTGCTACTTGTCTTTAGTCTGTATTTGTATGTTTAGCACGCATTTGTACTGCTGATTGATGCTTAGTTTcacttatatttgttttgtagATACCTGGGCTGGTCAATGTGGATTTTGCTGATGTAAAGGCAGTCATGAAGGACTCTGGAACAGCAATGCTTGGAGTTGGTGTTTCGTCTAGCAAGAATCGTGCTGAAGAAGCAGCTGAACAGGCAACTCTGGCCCCTTTAATTGGGTCATCAATTCAATCTGCTACTGGAGTAGTATATAACATTACGGGAGGGAAGGATATAACTTTGCAAGAAGTGAACCGGGTGTCTCAGGTAGTGTTAATTTTTTACAATAATATGTTTGACTCGTCAACATAATCACTAGCTGGACAATTTAGGTCTTACAGAAAGGACAATAAAGTCGTAGGTCAAATTAATCACCCAGCCCCTGAAGTTAAATCTGCATCTTGATACTGGAACAATCTTATAAACACAAATATTAGAAAGATTGGTCACGTCTGTGCATGTATTTGCACCTGTGAATTATCTGAAAGGATGTTGCTTCTGATTTTTAGTTCCAGACTAAAGTCATTGACTACTGAAAAGTGAGACTCAGAACCTGCAAACGTCTTGTATAGGGATCTCAATATTGCTAATGTGCAGGTAGTAACAAGTTTGGCAGATCCTTCTGCCAACATAATATTTGGAGCAGTGGTGGATGAAAGGTACAACGGGGAAATCCATGTTACTATAGTTGCCACAGGTTTTGCACAGTCATTTCAGAAGACCTTTTTAACAGAACCTAGAGGATTAAAGTCAAATGAAAGAGGGGCAGGAGGCCAAGAAAGCATAAAGACAACTGTTCCGCTGAAGACACTAACACCTTCTGGCACTCAAAGATCAAATCCGAGAAAGCTCTTTTTTTAAACAATGTCTTCACATATTTTTGTATGTTGCATTTGTCTAGGATCTGATTAGATTTTCCACCCCCATGTCCCCATCCCACTAAGAACAGTCAAAGTGGGTCTTTTAGGCATTTGATGTgtaatgatatttaattaatctTATAGATGGCCAACTTTTGCTCTTAAATATATGGATCTTGTTTTTACTAATTACTTCAGGGCAATTGATCTTGTTTTTGCTAATCACTTGAGGCCAATTGTTAGTTTGTTgctataagaaaaagaaaaaagaaaaaattgttaGTTTGTTGCTACTTAAATGACTTCGAATATTCTTCTTTGTAAATCAAACATAAAATGATGCAGGGTTTACATCCTCTGACTCAACAGTAACATGAGGACCTCTGCCCTTCAATAAACCAGTTCTTTGAATGTTAACCGGAAAGGAATTAATGCAATCACTTATTCATACCCATCGGATGTTCGTTCACTACTCTGTATCTCTTAACAGAATAAGTGAATGAAAGGAGTAGGAATCATATTCGGAGACCTAGTTCCAAGCAAAAATCTATAATTCATCATAgctaataagatatatatatatttggtgtACTATTATAACAGAAGTTCCttcaaaaacatataaaaaaaaaaacaattatggTTTACAGGCGAGGGAACTTCTAAAAGTTGATTCCTTCATATCAAGGACAACAAAGTTGAACGCATGAAATTTAACCCCCAACCAAGTAAAGCCTATATTCTCAGCTGTGTACAGCCAAATACAGTTCCCCTGCATCGGGTCATTGGAGTGACTTGCCGCCAAACAGGCCTCTCAGACCCAAGTGACAGGACATCTACATCAGACACCTTCTTGATATCCCAGTTCCATCGTTCTGGTCCAATGACTCCTCCAATGATGTATATATCATCTCCTAAACCTATCATTGCACAGCCAATTCTCCTACGGAACTCAGATGCAGAAACTACCACCTTCCTCTCTTCTCCCACCTGCTTCTGTATCAAACCATGACTCATCACATACACCTCACCTTTAACTACTGCCATTGCACCCTGGAGCCATGAACAGTCATAAACTATCCAACGCTGTGCTTCCTTATCATATATCTGCACTGTTGACAACCCCTTGTGCAAGACGTGCATCTTGCCCCCTATAACTACTCCCGTGCAAGCAGTATTGTGTGCGCGCTGAAGGTCAGGTATTGATGTCCAGACATTCTTTTCAGGATCATAAATTTCAGCTTGCGAGATGGATTTTCTGCAGCTAGTGAAACCACCAGCCACAACTATCTTACCATCTAGTACGCAGCATGCAAACATTACACGAGGCACTAGCATGGATGCACACATAGCCCAATGCCTGGTAACAGGATCATATGACCAGACAGCATCCGTAGCGAAGCTTCCATCATGGTCACCAGTTAAAGGATCAACTGCATCACTGCCACCGCCTAGTACAAATAATTTTCCAGCAGTGGAGACTGCACCAAAGTATGCAAGATGCCTAACTTGTGATTCAAGGACAGGGAGGGTGATCCAAAGGTCATGGAGGGGATCGTAAAGCTGCcacagattctctggatcataGGCACAGACGCACAAGAATTCCTCCGTGGAGTTAACTTCTTGCCTGGTTTTGAATAACTCAGCACTGTGAACGACAGCTCGCCAAGAACGAGACACCAGTTCTAACTTAGGGTGAAGGTAAAAGGGGACACGTGCTAGGCACCTTAGAGCAACAGCATCAGGGAGGCCTTCAATCAGTTCAGACATAATGGTAACTATGGTGCCCGCTTTGCAAGTACTCCACCCAccgtatatttaattatttggccCGTCTTCTAAATCACTGTGAAGTACAAAAGAGATGATTAAAAATAGTCCAAAGTAAGGTTTGTCAATATAAAACCGTGTACATCATGACATTGGCTAAACTGAAGACATAATTTGCCCTATGTTTTATACCCTCAGCCATTGCATATATATACTAGCTATAACTAAAATCTGGAGACACTCCCATCAGAGCTGCTTGCTTTTGTTTTTCCTATGGTATTAGGTATATAAAAAGTTTTCTTGCTTCTAAAGTTGTACAAAGAATTTTTCTTACTGAATACTAAATGtattagtatttaaaaatacgtaATCAACAATACAGTTTCACGTAGTTATAATTCTACAAGTAAGAACAATCGAATTGGAGTTGTACATTCAGAAATCCAACTGAATTCCTGGTATTGAACAGAGCGAAGAGAATATGCAAGTACCCAAATTTACCTTATTTCTTCCAAATATATATCTATACATATATAGCAAGCAAGTACCACTAAAACCAAGAGAAGTAACAGAAAGTCTATTAGTCTAATCATCTCCGTCACAACATATTGTCCCTCATGGGAAAAAAACTATCACTCTCATTGAGATCCATGTTATCCATCACAAAAAAGGGCATACAAAGTTCTCTAAAGTACTAGGAAGTTTCTTGTATTGAGAAGTTAAACACCAAATGCTACAACCAAAGTAGAGTCAGTCTGCACCTTTTAAGggaaccaaaaataaaaatagtagcCATTTACCCAAGTGTTAATTTTGCTATTCATCATAACTTTTATGAAGCATGATGTAACTGATGTTTGGTACTGTAGCAATTACTTTATTTCAGTCTGATGACTTGACCAGTACCATAATTTGGTTTAACAAGAGTAACTTTCCCATTCagctacatataaaaaaatataagatacaAAGGTGGTAAAAAACAAGCAATGATATTTTTAATAGGATAAGGTAGCAAGAAACCACAAGTGGCTTTAAAAAGCAATCTAAGCAAAGAAAAGTGAAATGTTAAACCTTTGAAATAACTGGTAAGAGCTCTGAACGACCACACATTAAATTGGT
This genomic window contains:
- the LOC108225318 gene encoding V-type proton ATPase subunit e1, encoding MGFLVTTLIFVVIGVIACLCTRICCNRGPSTNLFHLTLVITATVCCWMMWAIVYLAQMNPLIVPILSEGE
- the LOC108193006 gene encoding cell division protein FtsZ homolog 1, chloroplastic produces the protein MSVLQLRGPTLMSSSSPSSSIGIGGSYHHHPHNAPFYPSISKLTCPPTTSTSSTRLRRRIACSLSPLDSAKIKVVGVGGGGNNAVNRMIGSGLHGVDFFAINTDAQALFQSAAENPLQIGELLTRGLGTGGNPLLGEQAAEESKEAIANALKGSDLVFITAGMGGGTGSGAAPVVAQISKEAGYLTVGVVTYPFSFEGRKRSLQALEAIEKLQKNVDTLIVIPNDRLLDIADEQTALQDAFLLADDVLRQGVQGISDIITIPGLVNVDFADVKAVMKDSGTAMLGVGVSSSKNRAEEAAEQATLAPLIGSSIQSATGVVYNITGGKDITLQEVNRVSQVVTSLADPSANIIFGAVVDERYNGEIHVTIVATGFAQSFQKTFLTEPRGLKSNERGAGGQESIKTTVPLKTLTPSGTQRSNPRKLFF
- the LOC108224647 gene encoding F-box/kelch-repeat protein SKIP30-like, with amino-acid sequence MSELIEGLPDAVALRCLARVPFYLHPKLELVSRSWRAVVHSAELFKTRQEVNSTEEFLCVCAYDPENLWQLYDPLHDLWITLPVLESQVRHLAYFGAVSTAGKLFVLGGGSDAVDPLTGDHDGSFATDAVWSYDPVTRHWAMCASMLVPRVMFACCVLDGKIVVAGGFTSCRKSISQAEIYDPEKNVWTSIPDLQRAHNTACTGVVIGGKMHVLHKGLSTVQIYDKEAQRWIVYDCSWLQGAMAVVKGEVYVMSHGLIQKQVGEERKVVVSASEFRRRIGCAMIGLGDDIYIIGGVIGPERWNWDIKKVSDVDVLSLGSERPVWRQVTPMTRCRGTVFGCTQLRI